From the genome of Nicotiana sylvestris chromosome 1, ASM39365v2, whole genome shotgun sequence:
GCAGGTGAAGTAGTCCGCAAATATTACTCCAACGCCGCAAGATTCAGTTCAGAGAAAAAGACGGCGATGGACCAGTCACTCGCGCTGACGTGGAAGCTGAACAGGCCATAGTCTCCGTGATTCTAGAAGCTTTTCCTTCCCATTCGATTTATGGTGAAGAAACCGGTTGGCACAATCGCGATAATGCTCTTCTTCCTAATCAATTCATATGGGTTTTGGACCCAATTGATGGAACTTCGAGTTTCGTGGGTAAAGACAACTCTGCTTTCGGAATTCTCATCGCTTTGGTTTACAATAGAAAGCCAATTATTGGTTGCATTGATCAGCCAATTTTGAAACTCAGGTGGATTGGGATCAAGGGGAAAGGAACGACGATCAATGGCCAAAAAGTTTCTACACTCGATTGTTGTGATTTGGATAAAACTAGGGTTCATTTGAAGGTTCCAAATTACAACGACGATGCAAAAAGAGCCTATGATTGTCTTTCGAAGAAGGTGGGTAAGAGGTTATTCAATGGGAATTGTATCGTTTTTGGTGAATTGGCTTCGGGTTTTGTTGATGTCGTAGTGGATTGTGCTCTTGATCCTTATGATTTTCTCGCACTTGTTCCGGTGGTCGAGGGCGCCGGCGGCGTTGTTACTGATTGGGAAGGGCGTGAGCTTCTCTGGGATGCTTCAACTCCGGTGCCGGACGGTGGGTTTAAGATTGTGGC
Proteins encoded in this window:
- the LOC104250175 gene encoding bifunctional phosphatase IMPL2, chloroplastic-like; translated protein: MAKSHMELNQLSQIANKAADAAETGWHNRDNALLPNQFIWVLDPIDGTSSFVGKDNSAFGILIALVYNRKPIIGCIDQPILKLRWIGIKGKGTTINGQKVSTLDCCDLDKTRVHLKVPNYNDDAKRAYDCLSKKVGKRLFNGNCIVFGELASGFVDVVVDCALDPYDFLALVPVVEGAGGVVTDWEGRELLWDASTPVPDGGFKIVATAGKNIHQRVISALSQ